tacttctacattcaactatctctacattttctctatcatcaactattcctttcacaacctcaaaataCTAACATTTTGTATAATGGTTGGAACACCCAAGTGCTccaatatatatagatatatatatttttctgatgaaaaaaactcatttaatcTCAATACTTCTACTATCATtacaatttagtccctacacACAAGCTACTACTTTTAGTCCCCGagcatacatttttttttgactCATTTAGTTCATATAAACCTTTTAATCTGTAATCTGTTTTAATCCTTACAATTTTATATGTTAGGAACTAAAACGGATTAAGTGTATGtgtaaaactaaaataagtaGTCTTTAGGTATAGAttctaaaatgtaaaaattgCCTATGTACGTAAAGGACAAAATAAGTAATTAACCATTGTATAGTATCCTGTCAGCTCAACTTGATCATTAGATGTTACAATGTTCTTCCCGTTCCTATATACGGCCTAAAAATCATTAGCCTCAACAATATTATAAGGGTGGAACTGAAGAGCTTGTGTGAAGAAAGAGTTTGATTGCATTAATTACCTCCATCAAGAGAGGAAGCCCCAGTGCATTGCCGCGAAAGATTCGCTGATAGTTCACAGTATTGTCGCTCGTACCCGTCAAATACCTGACTCATTGTTCCCAATTTCTCTACCCTACCTTCCCAATTCGAATCAATCAGATCCAATACAAGAATTAGaaacaacaacagcaacaatAACTTAAACGTTAATTTCAAACACACGCACACATATATCTATGAAGAAACTTTTGTATATTTCCCCCCACAATTCCCATAAATATGTTtgtaacttttaaattttgcaaATAGAATCTCAGAAAACAACGAGCAATATGACGATACAAAGGAGATGGACGAGAAGTGTCGACGGAGGTTGACAAAAAAGCATACCGAAGAACGATCAGAGGTTTTGAGGATGTTGACTGGAGAGTTGCCGGATATTGACCGGAAGATAGCCGGAGATTGATCAGAGGAGAGGAGGCGGAGAAAGCAGCGGAGCTTGCGCAAATAAACCAACCAACCGAAGAAGAAGGATCAACGAGAGTTCGTTGGGCTTCACCGAACTTGTGAGTATTTACACATTTGCCATGAATTACTGGATTGACATTTCTGACGTGTTCTTTGAAGcctatatttttttctaatatgtttTTGTGCATGAAGTATtacataaaattagaaaaacttTGATTCctgtttttttaaaagtatcGATTTTAGTCCTtattttttaacagttttaaaaTAGTAGTAAAAGTTGACTTGATAATTATACAACTTGGTAAATCGTGAGCTTGGATTTTACATAGAACGTTACTCTATTCCAATGACCTCTCTGCTAACGGCTCGAAGAACTCGTAAACCTAGAACCAACAAATTAAATACTTTGCATACAATTCATAGCAACTTCAAACAGAAGCACACATAATTTGGgcattatatattttagaatttgagAAACAAACTAAGCAAAAAAACAGCTTTACCAGGAAAATTGCGTGCAACTTGAGCGACAAGATTCATAGCTGATTTTCCATAGCACTGCACAAGAAAAGATGCTTTAACCTCAAAGGTCCAATGCTAACAACGACAACCTCGAAGGCCAAAGCAGATTCTCTAATGTGAAGGACCTCTTCTAGGGCGATCTTGCAGAAGGGGTTCATCGACATTTTTACATTGCAGGTCCCCACCCCAATCTGCAAAGCGGCATCGTGTTGAGGCGAATTGAGAGCGGAGAACAAAAAGGTGAGCTTGTGAAAGAGTTTCTTACCTTGTGGAGGTTGACCCTGAATTTAACGGTGACcctgaaaaaaaaatgctaaatCGAAGACACTAAAGGGGCATTTAACGtatgttattttagttttttaacgtCAGTTCCAGAATTGACGTTGGTTACTGTATGACCCGACATCT
This Vigna angularis cultivar LongXiaoDou No.4 chromosome 4, ASM1680809v1, whole genome shotgun sequence DNA region includes the following protein-coding sequences:
- the LOC108330879 gene encoding vesicle transport v-SNARE 11 isoform X5; the protein is MHKNILEKNIGFKEHVRNVNPVIHGKCVNTHKFGEAQRTLVDPSSSVGWFICASSAAFSASSPLINLRLSSGQYPATLQSTSSKPLIVLRVEKLGTMSQVFDGYERQYCELSANLSRQCTGASSLDGEQKKQKISDIKAGLDDAETLIRKMDLEARSLQPSMKTTLLAKLREYKTDLTNLKTEVKRVTTSNVSFAARDDLLESGSADTLADRYQMIKREDF